In Vicinamibacterales bacterium, a genomic segment contains:
- a CDS encoding class I SAM-dependent rRNA methyltransferase: MPRVTIGRRGEERARHGHPWIYRSDVEEVDAAGGDLVQVVGARGRAVGHALYSERSEITLRMIAHGAAAPPPSFVRDRLAAAIAFRGALALDATAYRLVHGEADRLPSLIVDRYGDYLVVQALSQGIDRRVPEIVAALVELVRPAGILARNDPRVRLLEGLEQRVEILHGSVPERIDVREGAVTYQVDPWRGQKTGLFLDQRENREAALRYARGRLLDAFSYNGGFALSLAPRCESVLAVDISEDAVARIRENAARNGLTNVEARAMNVFDELRELERIGARFDTIVLDPPAFAKNKSAIRKALTGYKEINLRALKLLKPGGFLVTCSCSYNVSEAMFVEVVASAAADAGVEVSLVEKRAQGRDHPILINVPETYYLKCLILRKLA; encoded by the coding sequence ATGCCGCGCGTCACCATCGGCCGCCGTGGAGAGGAGCGCGCCCGCCACGGGCATCCCTGGATCTATCGCAGCGACGTCGAGGAGGTGGACGCCGCCGGCGGCGATCTCGTGCAGGTGGTCGGGGCGCGCGGCCGCGCCGTCGGCCACGCGCTGTACAGCGAGCGGTCGGAGATCACGCTGCGGATGATCGCGCACGGGGCCGCCGCGCCGCCGCCGTCCTTCGTCCGCGATCGCCTCGCCGCGGCGATCGCGTTCCGCGGCGCGCTGGCGCTCGACGCGACCGCGTACCGTCTGGTGCACGGCGAAGCGGACCGGCTGCCGTCGCTGATCGTCGATCGCTACGGCGATTACCTGGTGGTGCAGGCGCTGTCGCAGGGGATCGATCGGCGCGTGCCGGAGATCGTCGCGGCGCTGGTTGAACTCGTCCGGCCGGCCGGCATCCTGGCGCGCAACGATCCGCGCGTGCGTCTGCTGGAGGGTCTCGAGCAGCGGGTCGAGATCCTGCACGGCAGCGTGCCGGAGCGGATCGACGTCCGCGAGGGCGCGGTGACCTACCAGGTCGATCCCTGGCGCGGGCAGAAGACGGGGCTGTTCCTCGACCAGCGCGAGAACCGCGAGGCGGCGCTGCGTTACGCGCGCGGACGGCTGCTGGACGCGTTCAGCTACAACGGCGGGTTCGCGCTGTCGCTGGCGCCGCGGTGCGAGTCGGTGCTGGCGGTCGACATTTCGGAAGACGCCGTCGCCAGGATCCGCGAGAACGCGGCGCGCAACGGGCTGACCAACGTCGAGGCGCGGGCGATGAACGTGTTCGACGAGCTGCGCGAGCTGGAGCGGATCGGGGCGCGCTTCGACACCATCGTCCTCGACCCGCCGGCGTTCGCCAAGAACAAGAGTGCGATCCGCAAGGCGCTGACCGGCTACAAGGAGATCAACCTGCGCGCGCTGAAGCTGCTGAAGCCGGGCGGGTTCCTCGTGACCTGCAGCTGCTCGTACAACGTGAGCGAAGCCATGTTCGTCGAGGTGGTGGCGTCGGCGGCGGCGGACGCGGGAGTCGAGGTGTCGCTGGTGGAGAAGCGGGCCCAGGGGCGCGATCATCCGATCCTGATCAACGTGCCGGAGACCTACTATTTGAAGTGCCTGATCCTGCGGAAGCTGGCGTGA
- the rpiB gene encoding ribose 5-phosphate isomerase B, producing MRIAIGADHAGYPLKQHLVATLARLGHVVHDRGTHSEAAVDYPPICADVARLVTSGQADRGIVVGGSGQGEQMAANKIRGARAALCNDLYTARMSRAHNDANVLAIGGRIVAFGLADEIVALWLETPFDGGRHQRRVDLIAALEGTL from the coding sequence ATGCGCATCGCGATCGGCGCCGACCACGCGGGGTATCCGCTGAAGCAGCACCTGGTCGCCACGCTCGCCCGCCTCGGCCACGTCGTCCACGATCGCGGCACGCATTCGGAGGCGGCGGTCGACTACCCGCCGATCTGCGCCGACGTCGCGCGGCTCGTCACCAGCGGCCAGGCCGATCGCGGCATCGTCGTCGGCGGCAGCGGCCAGGGGGAGCAGATGGCCGCCAACAAGATCCGCGGCGCCCGCGCCGCGCTGTGCAACGATCTCTATACCGCGCGGATGTCGCGCGCCCACAACGACGCCAACGTGCTCGCGATCGGCGGGCGCATCGTCGCGTTCGGGCTTGCCGACGAGATCGTCGCGCTCTGGCTCGAGACGCCGTTCGACGGCGGCCGGCACCAGCGCCGCGTCGATCTCATCGCCGCGCTCGAAGGCACCCTCTAG
- the glyA gene encoding serine hydroxymethyltransferase, protein MATTETPSRWRTLADTDPEIADAIRREQHRQNSGLELIASENFVSQAVLQAAGSVLTNKYAEGYPGKRYYGGCEFVDVAESLAIARAKQLFGADHANVQPHSGAQANMAVYFTLLQPGDTVLGMNLAHGGHLTHGHPLNFSGKLYKIVPYGVRKDDERIDYDELETLAHEHKPKMIMVGASAYPRVIDFARIGAVGNAIGAPVVTDMAHIAGLVAAGVHPSPVPHSDFVTTTTHKTLRGPRGGMVLCRARYQKDLDRTAFPGIQGGPLMHVIAAKAVCFKEALEPAFAEYQRQIVANAKRLASGLSSAGFRLVSGGTDTHLMLVDVFSKGITGKAAEAALGKAGITVNKNAIPFDQNPPMVASGIRVGTPAVTSRGMREPEMDRIAEFIAAALAAPDDDAALQRIEKEVEALCRKFPLYPEVQG, encoded by the coding sequence ATGGCCACCACCGAGACTCCTTCCCGCTGGCGGACGCTGGCCGACACCGATCCCGAGATCGCCGACGCCATCCGCCGCGAGCAGCACCGGCAGAACTCCGGGCTCGAGCTGATCGCGTCCGAGAACTTCGTCTCCCAGGCCGTGCTCCAGGCGGCCGGGTCGGTGCTGACCAACAAGTACGCCGAGGGATACCCGGGAAAGCGCTACTACGGCGGATGCGAGTTCGTCGACGTCGCCGAGTCGCTCGCGATCGCGCGCGCGAAACAGTTGTTCGGCGCCGACCACGCCAACGTGCAGCCGCATTCGGGAGCGCAGGCCAACATGGCCGTCTACTTCACGCTGCTCCAGCCGGGCGACACCGTCCTCGGGATGAACCTCGCCCATGGCGGGCACCTGACCCACGGCCACCCGCTCAACTTCTCCGGCAAGCTGTACAAGATCGTCCCCTACGGCGTCCGCAAGGATGACGAGCGCATCGACTACGACGAGCTGGAGACGCTCGCGCACGAGCACAAGCCGAAGATGATCATGGTGGGCGCGAGCGCCTACCCGCGGGTGATCGACTTCGCGCGGATCGGCGCGGTGGGCAACGCGATCGGCGCGCCGGTCGTCACCGACATGGCGCACATCGCCGGGCTGGTCGCCGCCGGCGTGCACCCGAGCCCGGTACCGCATTCCGATTTCGTCACGACGACGACCCACAAGACGCTGCGCGGCCCGCGCGGCGGCATGGTACTGTGCCGCGCGCGGTACCAGAAGGATCTCGATCGCACCGCCTTTCCCGGCATCCAGGGCGGACCGCTGATGCACGTCATCGCCGCCAAGGCGGTGTGCTTCAAGGAAGCGCTCGAGCCCGCCTTCGCCGAATACCAGCGGCAGATCGTCGCCAACGCCAAGCGCCTGGCGTCGGGTCTGTCGTCCGCCGGCTTCCGTCTGGTCAGCGGCGGCACCGACACTCACCTCATGCTGGTGGACGTGTTCTCGAAGGGGATCACCGGCAAGGCCGCGGAAGCGGCGCTCGGCAAGGCCGGCATCACCGTCAACAAGAACGCGATCCCGTTCGACCAGAATCCCCCGATGGTCGCCAGCGGCATCCGCGTCGGCACGCCCGCGGTCACCAGCCGCGGCATGCGCGAGCCGGAGATGGACCGCATCGCCGAGTTCATCGCCGCCGCGCTCGCGGCGCCCGACGATGACGCGGCACTGCAGCGCATCGAGAAGGAAGTCGAGGCCCTGTGCCGGAAGTTCCCGCTGTACCCCGAAGTCCAGGGCTAG
- a CDS encoding ATP-dependent DNA helicase, with the protein MPEVPAVPRSPGLAAAVNAVFAPGGPLSTALDGFEARPAQLEMAAAVADVFADGGILLAEAGTGTGKTLAYLVPAILSRQRVLVSTGTKNLQEQIFFKDLPVLKHTLGVPFTAAYMKGRGNYLCLHRFDALKQSPAIRSREEAIAIECIDEWSRETETGDRAEMDDLPEDLPFWPDIAATAENCIGADCPQFNECFVTRMRQRAAESDVVIVNHHLLCADASVRQSAFGEVIPSCRYAIVDEAHQLEDVATQYFGRMISNYRFDDYARDVDRALSTRQIPDPDAADALRDDVENVRDAARLFFGTLQMVRFDVKAGTESRIRVTAAQLERLVPEATSLTRSLEAIEATITLTKDISEDVIALGRRAADLREDVRFLTRADDPGHVYYLDIRGRGVFLRASPIDVSDIVREMLLDRMQATVLTSATLTVDGRFEYVRGRLGIRNAHETRLASEFDYRRQAILYLPKKMPDPRSSEFVAAAGREVVEILKRTDGRAFVLFTSYNNLRQVHEFASTRVPYPMLVQGSAPRSALLREFKQTPNAVLFATSSFWQGVDVVGESLSCVIIDKLPFASPGDPITSARIEAITNGGGNAFGEYQIPLAILALQQGLGRLIRHRRDRGVLAILDPRLKTMAYGRRFLASLPPAPVTQDIESIDKFFDPSA; encoded by the coding sequence GTGCCGGAAGTTCCCGCTGTACCCCGAAGTCCAGGGCTAGCCGCCGCCGTCAACGCCGTCTTCGCCCCCGGCGGACCGCTCTCCACCGCGCTCGACGGCTTCGAAGCCCGCCCGGCGCAGCTCGAGATGGCGGCCGCGGTGGCCGACGTCTTCGCCGACGGCGGGATTCTCCTCGCCGAGGCCGGGACCGGCACGGGCAAGACGCTCGCCTATCTCGTTCCGGCGATCCTGAGCCGCCAGCGCGTGCTGGTCTCCACCGGCACGAAGAACCTGCAGGAGCAGATCTTCTTCAAGGATCTGCCGGTGCTCAAGCACACGCTCGGCGTCCCGTTCACCGCGGCCTACATGAAGGGGCGCGGGAACTATCTCTGCCTGCATCGCTTCGATGCGCTCAAGCAGAGCCCGGCGATCCGCTCGCGCGAGGAGGCCATCGCAATCGAGTGCATCGACGAGTGGTCGCGCGAGACCGAGACCGGCGACCGCGCCGAGATGGACGACCTGCCGGAGGATCTGCCGTTCTGGCCGGACATCGCCGCGACCGCCGAGAACTGCATCGGCGCCGACTGCCCCCAGTTCAACGAGTGCTTCGTCACCAGGATGCGGCAGCGCGCCGCCGAGTCCGACGTCGTCATCGTCAACCACCATCTGCTGTGCGCGGATGCGTCGGTGCGGCAGAGCGCGTTCGGCGAAGTCATCCCCTCGTGCCGCTACGCGATCGTCGACGAGGCGCATCAGCTGGAGGACGTCGCGACGCAATACTTCGGGCGGATGATCAGCAACTACCGCTTCGACGACTACGCGCGCGACGTCGACCGGGCGTTGTCGACCCGGCAGATCCCCGATCCCGACGCCGCGGATGCGCTGCGCGACGACGTCGAGAACGTGCGGGACGCGGCGCGGCTGTTCTTCGGCACGCTGCAGATGGTGCGCTTCGACGTCAAAGCGGGAACCGAGAGCCGGATCCGCGTGACCGCGGCGCAGCTCGAGCGTCTGGTCCCGGAAGCGACGAGCCTGACCCGTTCGCTCGAGGCGATTGAAGCGACGATCACGCTCACCAAGGACATCAGCGAAGACGTCATCGCACTCGGACGCCGGGCGGCGGACCTGCGCGAGGACGTGCGCTTCCTCACGCGCGCGGACGACCCGGGGCACGTCTACTACCTCGACATCCGCGGCCGCGGCGTGTTCCTGCGCGCGTCGCCGATCGACGTGTCGGACATCGTCCGCGAGATGCTGCTCGATCGAATGCAGGCGACGGTGCTGACCTCCGCCACCCTGACAGTGGACGGGCGGTTCGAGTACGTGCGCGGACGGCTGGGCATCCGGAACGCGCACGAAACGCGGCTCGCCTCGGAGTTCGACTACCGGCGCCAGGCGATCCTGTACCTGCCGAAGAAGATGCCCGATCCGCGCTCGTCCGAGTTCGTGGCGGCGGCGGGGCGCGAGGTGGTCGAGATCCTGAAGCGTACGGACGGCCGCGCCTTCGTCCTGTTCACCAGCTACAACAACCTGCGGCAGGTGCACGAGTTCGCGTCGACCCGCGTGCCCTATCCCATGCTGGTCCAGGGCAGCGCGCCGCGGTCGGCGCTGCTGCGCGAGTTCAAGCAGACGCCCAACGCGGTCCTGTTCGCGACCTCGAGCTTCTGGCAGGGGGTCGACGTCGTCGGCGAGTCCCTGAGCTGCGTGATCATCGACAAGCTGCCCTTCGCCTCGCCCGGCGATCCGATCACCTCGGCGCGCATCGAGGCGATCACCAACGGCGGCGGCAACGCCTTTGGCGAGTATCAGATACCGCTGGCCATCCTCGCCCTGCAGCAGGGGCTCGGCCGTCTGATCCGGCATCGCCGGGACCGCGGCGTGCTGGCGATTCTCGACCCGCGGCTGAAGACCATGGCCTACGGACGCAGATTTCTCGCCTCGCTGCCGCCCGCGCCTGTAACGCAGGACATCGAAAGTATCGATAAGTTCTTCGACCCCTCGGCTTAG
- a CDS encoding Dam family site-specific DNA-(adenine-N6)-methyltransferase — protein MSESRAAVRPLLKWAGGKRQLLPELRPFYPRVFARYVEPFLGSGAVFLDLYNTGLLDGRRVALSDINADIIGCYLMVRDRPAAVIAALRALEGRHRRRGDTHFYDVRDNAFNPTRRAVHATADPAASYTPALAAMLIYLNRTGFNGLFRVNARGDFNVPAGRYLRPLICDDANLFAWSAALNRSGVTIGMASFEHALADAGQDDFIYLDPPYAPVSVTSRFTAYTAGGFGPVQQERLQRLVIALASRGASVLLSNSAAPQIKALYARDRHARTAGLKATTVSARRAINSRAASRGAVAEYLITNVARRSV, from the coding sequence ATGTCTGAATCGCGCGCGGCGGTCCGCCCGCTCCTGAAATGGGCCGGGGGGAAGCGCCAGCTGCTGCCCGAGCTTCGTCCGTTCTATCCGCGGGTGTTCGCGCGCTACGTCGAGCCGTTTCTCGGCAGCGGCGCGGTCTTCCTCGATCTCTACAACACCGGGCTGCTGGACGGACGGCGGGTGGCGCTGTCGGACATCAACGCCGACATCATCGGCTGCTATCTGATGGTGCGCGACCGTCCGGCCGCGGTGATCGCGGCGCTGCGCGCGCTGGAAGGGCGGCACCGCCGCCGCGGCGACACGCATTTCTACGACGTCCGCGACAACGCGTTCAATCCGACGCGGCGGGCCGTGCACGCGACGGCCGACCCCGCGGCGTCGTACACGCCGGCGCTGGCGGCGATGCTCATCTATCTCAACCGGACCGGCTTCAACGGGCTGTTCCGGGTGAACGCGCGCGGCGACTTCAACGTGCCGGCGGGGCGGTACCTGCGGCCGTTGATCTGCGACGACGCCAACCTGTTCGCCTGGAGCGCCGCTCTGAACCGGTCCGGGGTGACGATCGGCATGGCGTCGTTCGAGCACGCGCTGGCGGACGCGGGCCAGGACGATTTCATCTATCTCGACCCGCCGTACGCGCCGGTGAGCGTCACCTCGCGCTTCACCGCCTACACGGCGGGGGGATTCGGACCGGTCCAGCAGGAGCGGCTGCAACGGCTGGTGATCGCGCTGGCCTCCCGGGGCGCGTCGGTCCTGCTCAGCAATTCCGCCGCCCCGCAGATCAAGGCGCTCTACGCGCGCGACCGCCACGCCAGAACGGCAGGGTTGAAGGCGACGACGGTGTCGGCGAGGCGCGCCATCAACTCGCGCGCCGCCAGCCGCGGCGCCGTCGCGGAGTATCTCATCACCAACGTCGCTCGCCGCTCGGTGTAA
- a CDS encoding tetratricopeptide repeat protein, producing the protein MAVAVAIVATPASAQTGQVKGKVVDTKGQPVEGAKITLLNQQTNRTLETKTNKKGEYIQVGLAPGKYRITASKDSLSDTVDVDIRLEMATHDFTLGAGRGGGGGMSKEEVAKAKAKAEAATKTFNEGVALSNEGKGDEAIAKFNEVIASMPNCVECYANIGTVQTRVRKYDEAEAAFKKAIELKPDFAEAYNGLANLYNAQKKFDQAAEASKKAMELGGAAGAGAAGGSASSVFNQGVILWNAGKIPEAKAQFEQAVKLDPNMPDAQYWLGMALLNSGDTASAKPKFEAYLKLAPTGQYAETAKSIVATIK; encoded by the coding sequence ATGGCTGTTGCGGTTGCGATCGTGGCGACGCCGGCCTCCGCGCAGACCGGCCAGGTCAAGGGCAAGGTGGTCGACACCAAAGGCCAGCCGGTCGAGGGAGCGAAGATCACGCTGCTGAACCAGCAGACCAACCGCACGCTCGAGACCAAGACCAACAAGAAGGGTGAGTACATCCAGGTCGGGCTCGCGCCGGGCAAGTACCGGATCACCGCATCGAAAGACAGCCTGTCGGACACGGTCGACGTCGACATCCGCCTGGAAATGGCGACGCACGATTTCACGCTCGGCGCCGGCCGCGGCGGCGGCGGCGGGATGTCCAAGGAAGAGGTGGCGAAGGCCAAGGCCAAGGCGGAAGCCGCGACCAAGACCTTCAACGAAGGGGTCGCGCTCAGCAACGAGGGCAAGGGAGACGAAGCGATCGCGAAGTTCAACGAGGTGATCGCCTCGATGCCCAACTGCGTGGAGTGCTACGCCAACATCGGCACGGTGCAGACGCGCGTCAGGAAGTACGACGAGGCCGAGGCGGCGTTCAAGAAGGCGATTGAGCTGAAGCCCGACTTCGCCGAGGCGTACAACGGCCTGGCGAATCTGTACAACGCCCAGAAGAAGTTCGATCAGGCCGCCGAAGCGAGCAAGAAGGCGATGGAGCTGGGCGGCGCCGCCGGCGCCGGCGCGGCCGGCGGCAGCGCCTCGTCCGTCTTCAACCAGGGGGTCATCCTCTGGAACGCCGGCAAGATCCCCGAGGCGAAGGCCCAGTTCGAGCAGGCGGTGAAGCTGGATCCGAACATGCCCGACGCGCAGTACTGGCTCGGCATGGCGCTGCTCAACTCCGGCGACACCGCGAGTGCGAAGCCGAAGTTCGAGGCGTATCTGAAGCTGGCCCCGACCGGCCAGTACGCCGAGACCGCGAAGTCGATCGTCGCGACGATCAAGTAG
- a CDS encoding YggS family pyridoxal phosphate-dependent enzyme, which translates to MDSQDIAANLTSIRQRIAGAAAAAGRSPGSVALLAVSKTFSADHVRAACAAGQRDFGENKVQEGLQKIGETADLEIRWHLIGHLQSNKAKKAAAAFAAIHAIDSIDLVRRVDAAAAEAGASPDLFVQVDLAGEATKFGAPEADVPAIVRAAAGCRAARLRGLMLLPPWFDDPEQARPYFRRLRDLRDRLVADGIDPDRLRDLSMGMSHDFEVAIQEGATLVRVGTAIFGKRTVRT; encoded by the coding sequence GTGGACAGCCAGGACATCGCCGCCAACCTCACCTCGATCCGTCAGCGGATCGCCGGGGCGGCCGCGGCGGCGGGCCGCAGCCCCGGGTCCGTGGCGCTCCTGGCGGTCTCGAAGACCTTCAGCGCCGACCACGTGCGCGCCGCCTGCGCCGCAGGGCAGCGGGACTTCGGCGAGAACAAGGTCCAGGAGGGGCTGCAGAAGATCGGCGAAACGGCCGATCTGGAGATCAGGTGGCATCTCATCGGCCATCTGCAGTCGAACAAGGCGAAGAAGGCCGCGGCCGCGTTCGCGGCGATCCACGCCATCGACTCGATCGATCTCGTCCGCCGGGTGGACGCGGCGGCGGCGGAGGCGGGTGCCTCGCCCGATCTGTTCGTTCAGGTGGATCTCGCCGGAGAAGCGACGAAGTTCGGCGCGCCCGAGGCGGATGTGCCGGCGATCGTGCGCGCCGCGGCCGGCTGCCGCGCCGCCCGGCTGCGCGGGTTGATGCTCCTGCCGCCCTGGTTCGACGACCCGGAGCAGGCGCGCCCGTACTTCCGGCGGCTGCGCGATCTGCGCGATCGACTGGTGGCGGACGGCATCGATCCCGACCGGCTGCGCGATCTCTCGATGGGGATGAGCCACGATTTCGAGGTGGCGATTCAGGAAGGGGCCACGCTGGTACGCGTCGGCACCGCGATTTTCGGCAAACGCACTGTGAGGACCTGA
- a CDS encoding DivIVA domain-containing protein: MFEHKPTPAASDPVAPQPPERMMRITPLDMRQHRFKPALRGYDKTDVVAFLTEAADDYEQAMREIDRLRGDLMRMEALLAEHRQREQNLRDTLLTAQRLSGELKETAQAEAKMIIREAQGRADLLIQKAQVRLEELDHDCNELRLRRRDAEGSVEATIQALYRALEFMRDQDQSRTDDKVLLHRPRQVEAPAPPQFEERKASS; the protein is encoded by the coding sequence ATGTTCGAGCACAAGCCGACGCCCGCCGCCAGCGATCCGGTCGCGCCGCAGCCGCCCGAGCGGATGATGCGAATCACGCCGCTCGACATGCGGCAGCACCGCTTCAAGCCGGCGCTGCGCGGCTACGACAAGACCGACGTGGTCGCGTTCCTCACCGAAGCGGCCGACGACTACGAGCAGGCGATGCGCGAGATCGATCGGCTGCGCGGCGATCTGATGCGGATGGAGGCGCTGCTGGCCGAGCACCGGCAGCGCGAGCAGAACCTGCGCGACACGCTGCTGACCGCGCAGCGGCTGTCCGGCGAGCTCAAGGAGACGGCGCAGGCGGAAGCGAAGATGATCATCCGCGAAGCCCAGGGACGCGCCGACCTGCTGATCCAGAAGGCGCAGGTCCGCCTCGAGGAGCTCGATCACGACTGCAACGAGCTGCGGCTGCGCCGCCGCGATGCCGAGGGGTCGGTGGAAGCGACGATTCAGGCGCTCTACCGCGCGCTCGAGTTCATGCGCGATCAGGATCAGTCGCGCACCGACGACAAGGTCCTGCTCCACCGCCCGCGGCAGGTCGAAGCGCCGGCGCCCCCTCAATTCGAGGAGCGGAAGGCGTCGAGCTGA
- a CDS encoding DUF167 domain-containing protein, with amino-acid sequence MVPAVLAIRVIPRSPRTRVDGRRGDAILIRLNAPPVDGAANDALVAFLSDALAVPRRSIAIVSGLTSRDKRVRVEGMDTDTAIARLLPA; translated from the coding sequence ATGGTCCCGGCAGTGCTCGCGATTCGCGTCATCCCTCGGTCCCCGCGCACGCGCGTGGACGGCCGCCGGGGTGACGCGATCCTGATCCGCCTGAACGCGCCGCCGGTGGATGGCGCGGCCAACGACGCCCTCGTCGCCTTTCTCTCCGACGCCCTCGCTGTCCCCCGCCGGTCGATTGCCATCGTGAGCGGTCTGACCTCGCGCGACAAGCGGGTGCGGGTGGAGGGGATGGATACTGACACCGCAATCGCGCGTCTGCTGCCGGCGTGA
- the hutI gene encoding imidazolonepropionase yields MLHIRHIRQLIPCAGPAPRRGAAQRDLPIIQDGAVIADGERILFAGPESELPASLVAAPDATVIDARGLSVVPGFVDAHTHAMYAGDRRDELRRRLAGATYAEIAAQGGGIVSTVRATREASEDELVESTRARLGEMLACGTTTAEIKSGYGLDLESELKMLRAIRRLAARQPIDVVPTFMGAHDIPVDYRSRRDDYVRLVIDRMIPAVAEEGLAEWCDVFCEQGVFTPDESRRILEAGKGRGLEPRIHADELGPSGGSQVAADVGARSADHLIFVPAEGIAAMRRADVVATLLPNAAFYLKLGRFPPARALIDAGVPVALATDVNPGGGFSPSMPFAMTLACFGMGLTFEEALCAATINAAHSLDRASTVGSLEPGKLMDAVLIDGDAIELIRVGAASVAGVVKRGKIERQAAGGQRPADSGGNSA; encoded by the coding sequence ATGCTCCACATCCGCCACATCCGCCAGCTGATCCCCTGCGCCGGCCCGGCACCCCGCCGCGGAGCCGCGCAGCGCGACCTCCCGATCATCCAGGACGGCGCCGTGATCGCCGATGGCGAGCGGATTCTGTTCGCCGGACCCGAGTCCGAGCTGCCGGCGTCGCTCGTCGCCGCACCCGACGCGACCGTCATCGACGCCCGCGGACTCTCCGTCGTCCCCGGCTTCGTCGACGCGCACACCCACGCGATGTATGCCGGCGATCGGCGCGACGAACTGAGACGGCGCCTCGCCGGAGCCACCTACGCGGAGATCGCCGCGCAGGGCGGCGGCATCGTCTCGACCGTGCGCGCGACGCGTGAGGCGAGCGAGGACGAGCTCGTGGAGAGCACGCGCGCGCGGCTCGGCGAAATGCTGGCGTGCGGGACGACGACCGCCGAGATCAAGAGCGGCTACGGCCTGGATCTCGAGAGCGAGCTGAAGATGCTGCGCGCGATCCGGCGGCTCGCTGCCCGCCAGCCGATCGACGTCGTCCCCACGTTCATGGGAGCGCACGACATTCCGGTGGACTATCGATCGCGGCGCGACGACTACGTGCGGCTGGTGATCGATCGGATGATCCCGGCGGTGGCGGAGGAGGGGCTCGCGGAATGGTGCGACGTCTTCTGCGAGCAGGGCGTCTTCACGCCGGATGAGTCGCGGCGGATCCTCGAGGCCGGAAAGGGGCGCGGCCTCGAGCCGCGTATTCACGCCGACGAACTCGGGCCGAGCGGCGGATCGCAGGTCGCCGCGGACGTCGGCGCCCGATCCGCCGATCATCTGATCTTCGTGCCGGCGGAGGGAATTGCCGCGATGCGGCGCGCCGACGTCGTCGCCACGCTGCTGCCCAACGCCGCGTTCTATCTGAAGCTCGGCCGGTTCCCCCCGGCGCGCGCGCTGATCGACGCCGGCGTGCCGGTCGCGCTTGCCACCGACGTCAATCCCGGCGGCGGCTTCTCCCCGTCGATGCCGTTCGCCATGACGCTCGCCTGCTTCGGCATGGGACTGACCTTCGAGGAAGCGCTCTGCGCCGCGACGATCAATGCCGCCCACTCGCTCGATCGCGCGTCGACGGTCGGCAGCCTCGAACCCGGCAAGCTCATGGATGCGGTCCTGATCGATGGCGACGCGATCGAATTGATCCGCGTCGGCGCCGCCTCGGTTGCCGGCGTGGTGAAACGTGGCAAGATCGAGCGGCAAGCGGCCGGCGGACAGCGGCCGGCGGACAGCGGGGGCAACAGCGCGTGA
- a CDS encoding cyclodeaminase/cyclohydrolase family protein — MKLTDTTITGFLDALRAPEPTPGGGSAAALAGAMGASLFAMMAGLPKSRATTAEDAARLAAAGTRSAALADELTILVDRDSAAYADVMAAYRLPKGTAEEKAARSAAIQSAMRGAIAAPLDVMRACAAAAEQGVVVAAMGNPSASSDAAVGFELLGAGLRGAKLNVEINLGSVKDAEYVKRVQAEIEELERAIAHETRAARQAS; from the coding sequence GTGAAACTCACCGACACGACGATCACCGGCTTTCTCGACGCGCTGCGCGCTCCGGAGCCCACTCCTGGCGGCGGCTCGGCCGCCGCGCTTGCCGGCGCCATGGGCGCGTCGCTCTTCGCCATGATGGCGGGGCTGCCGAAATCCAGGGCGACGACGGCTGAAGATGCGGCGCGCCTCGCCGCGGCCGGGACGCGCTCGGCGGCGCTGGCCGATGAACTCACGATCCTGGTGGATCGGGACAGCGCGGCCTACGCGGACGTGATGGCCGCCTATCGCCTGCCGAAGGGAACCGCCGAGGAAAAGGCGGCCCGGTCGGCGGCCATTCAGAGCGCCATGCGCGGCGCCATCGCCGCGCCGCTGGACGTGATGCGTGCCTGCGCCGCCGCCGCCGAGCAGGGGGTCGTCGTCGCCGCGATGGGCAATCCCTCGGCGTCGAGCGACGCCGCGGTCGGCTTCGAGCTGCTCGGCGCCGGACTCCGCGGCGCGAAGCTGAACGTGGAGATCAATCTCGGCAGCGTCAAGGATGCCGAGTACGTGAAGCGCGTTCAGGCCGAGATCGAAGAACTCGAGCGCGCGATCGCACACGAAACCCGGGCGGCCAGGCAAGCGAGCTGA